Genomic segment of Triticum aestivum cultivar Chinese Spring chromosome 6A, IWGSC CS RefSeq v2.1, whole genome shotgun sequence:
CCCATTCTCCTTAAACAGGTTTCTCAAGTGACCACAAATAGCACACCAGTCCGATAATCGTTCGTACTTGACTTTGTAAATCTGACGCACAAGATCGCGAACCATGGAGACAACATTTTTAGTGGTTTCTGAAATTTTTTCATCCAAACGTGATAGAAGTTACCAGTAAAATCATAAGATTATGATTCAATGTACATGACTTCTCCAACCTGGGTCGCAAGGGGTGTGACTAGGTGAGTGTATCCATCCGGAACACCATGTATCTAAATCCATAAATCAAGCGTATCCAAACTAATCACCAAGGGCTTCATCACACGATCATATGGAGTAATGATGACTGTGTTTCCTCGGAAGTTCCAAGGTCCATCTTGCATCACCCTCTCCTAGTTGTCGAGGCAAAAAACTGAAGGGTATGCAGATTATCTTTGAAGGGCCTAAATTTCACATCTCGAGCCAGATTCCACGCTAACCTCATATTCTTGAAGAACCAAGCTTGGGAGTAGGGTTTCTCCATGTGCGCCCTTGTGATTGCCATCCACCTAGTGGTAGCCGGCGATGCCTTCTTTTCATTAAAGACCATGTCGTCCAAATCTTCCTCACTAAGACCCAGCTCCTTCATCAGCGACCCCACCTCGCTAACTGCCTCTGATCCGGATTCCGTTGAGGACTTCAAACCTGACGGTGCGCTCTTCTCCACCTGGAAGTCCTAACCTGATGAAACTAGATCGGGTATTTGTTGTGAGAAACCCTAGCACGCGTGTAGCCCTTGAAAACACCCCTTACCAGGACCGGGCGGCGATCGCAAGGATCAACCCGTATCATCCCAAATCGAGGGGGAAGGAACAACGGCAGGGAACAAGGAAACTCTACGGCGGCATGGTCACCACCGAGAGAACTATAACCCTAGCAGGAGGGAAACTTTTGAGGCATGACGGAGAACGAATTAAAATGCCTCCCTGCATGGGCTTACAATGGCAGGCCCATATACACAAGAAATATACAGAGGAAAGCACTGCAAACGGGCCGTAGTCTTTTCCGCATCCGGCATCCCCACCTGTTCTCCACTGGCACGCGCATCTCCCCGCAGACTCTGCCGGACTCTGAAACCCCACGCAGACACAGCTCCGCTCCGCCCTCAcccggccacctcctcccaccCACCGCCGCCGGCGGAGCCATGGAGGTCGGCGGCGAGGAGTTCGCGGTCGGCGTGGTGATCTCCGCGAAGACCACCCTCGGGGAGGAGTTCGAGGGCCAGATCGTCTCCTTCGACCGCCCGAGCAACCTCCTCGTCATCCATATCCTTCCCAAATCCCCCTTTGCTTCCGGCCTCCGTCTCCATGCCGTTTACTCCTGCCTCCTGCTCTATTTCCGTGTGCTGCGTGGTTGCTTTGTTTCCATGACGGCGTAGATCACAGGAGGGCGTGGGCAGGGCGGAGAGGGGCGAGCGGCGGAACGTGAGGGTGCTCAAGGCCAACTACATCCAGGAGTTCTCCGTCGTCGGAAAGTACGACGACCCGCTCGACCCGGCTGGCTGTGTGCTCGACCTCGCCGCCATCCACGCCAGGGAGGAGGCCGCCCTCAGGTGCGTCATACTGCATCCCAAACCCTTCTGGTACTACTTTCTAGTCATTGCTAGTTAGGCATGTGATGCTTATTTTTTTACCTTGTTTGAATTTGAGATGCGGTCAAGATTCAATCAATGAGCTCGGAAAACATGAACACCACAACATTGTTTTGGATTCTAGTTACTGTAAATGTGAATTCATGTTTTGAGGACACAACAATGTTCATTTGACCAATGTTCTCTTTGTTCTAAAATTGAACCTGACCCTTCTAGTTGGTACAGGTGATACTGAAATAGGGTCTGGACAAGAAAGTGATAGCAAGTAAAGGTGATACTGATATAGCTGACTTGAGCTATAGCTTGATTAAGCAAACTAGCTATTTAGAACTTGCCACACATTTGGTTATATTGCGTTTGAAGGCGCCTTCTTTGGTTCTAATGCAAATAAGCCTAGATCTTTTGAGGTTGGTCACTTCTATGAGAGAAGGCGGAGCACATCTCTTatctactattaaaggggagttTGTGCGTCGTTCGTTTCCCAGGGCCCCACCGATTGAAGGATCCTCCCACAATTCTCTATTTTTTTTAACCGTCCGCAATCCCACCCAGTTTCGTAAGTGTTGATTCAGTCACATCCTCTTCCTTTCCTAGGATGCACTCATGTATCTCCTCAGCAGATCCACTGCCATAAAAAAGAAATCATCAATAAAAAATTGTCTCCAGCAGCACCAGCCGATTCACTACCATACATGGCAAATCAATCTATCTATCTTCTACATCTATTTACACTACCTAAAAAAGACATAACACTCCCATTTCACTCAACCTTCGTCTGCCTCCATTCCATGCTTAGCATGCCAAGAAAACCAGAGGAAAGCCGACCCGCTACGACCCACACACGCACATTCATCCTCCCCTCTATTCCACTGGGTTTATTTCTTCAATGTTAATCAAGTCTTTAGGTTTTAGAGAAATAGAGAGGGGTTGGTGGAGGAGGAATCATTTGACGGTAAATCGAATCAACAATACTGCCTAATGTTAGATATGACTAATGTTAAACCACTAGAATGTGTgtaccccgttgcaacgcacgggcaattagcTAGTATGAGAGAGAAGTTGTTAAACATTTCTTTGTTGCGTACCATTCTTGCATAGGAGGGCTAGCCAATTCAGCTCTCCTTGCTCTAAACTGCTCCTAAAAGCTAGGATTCTTCGATTGTTCCAGTCCAGTCACAAAACATGGCCAGGATAGGCTAGAAAACTTATTATCCAAAGCCCTGTCCATCGAAAGTTCACTATCCTGGTCTAAAAGCATGCTTGCGAAAAGGCATAACAGTTTCCAAATAGAAGATACATAAACAGGGGAGACACCTAAAATTAATCACTCCATAACTAGATTGGGTACTATGGTCATTTCCAAATTAGTCTTCATCTGCAGAAAATAAGTGGAAGAAGCAATCTGGACAACTTCAACGGGGCTGTTCATAACCCTTGTACACACACATCTCACTAGATTGATTTTTAGACATACTTCACTAACACGGCATCACATACAAATGCCAAAATTTAGCAACCAGGTTGGATTTTACGAATCGGTGGTCCTTTCAGAATTTATTTGTGTTTTCTTTTCGTGCCACCCATTGGTGACCAAAATAAGCAGCTTTACTAGCCCAATAACATCTTTTAAGAAAGGGGAAGTATGACTAGTAGCATAAGCAGTCATTTGAGGTTCTGGTATTGCATTGACAATTACCTTCCAATTTTCATTGCATTCGGACCTGCAACTCTTGATCCAGGAGGCTAATAAGCAGA
This window contains:
- the LOC123128397 gene encoding protein LSM12 homolog A, producing the protein MEVGGEEFAVGVVISAKTTLGEEFEGQIVSFDRPSNLLVIQEGVGRAERGERRNVRVLKANYIQEFSVVGKYDDPLDPAGCVLDLAAIHAREEAALRQAEIEAERIGVGVTPEAQRLFDALSKTLPVHWDKTDIVVMKEVRVCSPYLPENVSGGTSAANERVKKVLDFERKRQHVRVPGQF